Below is a genomic region from Gammaproteobacteria bacterium.
TTTTGGGTCAGCCGACGAAAAAGGGGGCATGGGTGTTCCCCAACCGGGAACGCCGTGAGTACGTCCGCTTTTGGGAAACACGACTCCAGGGCCGGGTAAAAGAAAGAGTTATGTAAGGTGGGCGCGTGGTTTGTGCCCACGCGCGCGAAAGGTGACGCTACAGTAACACTTAGTGCTTGTCGTTGCTTAGCAGTTGCTCGGTACAATACATAAATAGGTAAATAAATGAATCGAAGAAGTTTTTTAACTGTTTTGGCGGCCGGTGGTCTGGGCATGGGCGCAACCGGATTTTGGTTGTGGCCCCGTGAAGGCATATTGAACAGTTGTTTGTCCGGTCCTTTACCCAAAGCATTGGCTGACCATGAGTTGCTGCGTCAGGCCTGGGAAGGTTTGGACCCGCAACAGGTGTGGGATTGCCACGTGCATTTAATCGGCACCGGCGATAACAACAGTGGCATTTGGGTTAATCCCAATATGCAGTCTTTGATGCACCCCATTCAATACGCCCAATTTCAGTTTTATATGAATGCCGCTTGTGTCGGCGAGGACCAGGGAAAAGAAAATAGAGGCAGTCCGCATTCTGTGGACAAGCTGGTAGTGGATCGGCTGTTGTCTTTGCAGAAAGATTTTCCACCGGGTGCCAAAATGATGTTGCTGGCTTTTGATTACTTCTATGACGAGCAAGGTAAGCAGCAGGCAGAATCTTCGCCGTTTCATACGCCCAATGCCTACGCCTACGCAGTGGTAAAACAACATCCCCTGGCCTTTGAGTGGATCGCTTCCATACACCCTTACCGCGCCGACTGCGTGGAGGAATTGCAATGGTGTGTGGAACGCGGTACCAGAGCCATTAAGTGGCTGCCGGGTGCCATGGGCATAGACCCGGCTTCACCTTTGTGTGATCGTTTTTATGATGCCTTGGTGAAATACCATATCCCTATTTTGTGTCATGCAGGTGAGGAAAACGCGGTCAGCGTGGAAGGTGGCGAACGGCTCAATAACCCCTTATTGTTACGCCGAGCGTTGGACCGGGGCGTGCGGGTTATATTTGCCCACTGCGCCAGTTTGGGACAAAGCCACGATATTGATAAAGAACCTAACGAAGCCAAGGCACCTATGGAGCGTAATTTTAACTTGTTTAAACGTCTAATAGCGGATTCCAGTGTGGCCGACCGGGTGTATGGTGATATTTCCGCGATTTTGCAGATTAACCGCGATAAGGAAACCATCGCGGATATCGTCTCCAACCCGCAATGGCATAAGCGACTCATTAACGGTTCGGATTATCCTTTGCCCGGTGTCATCCCCTTGGTGGATACTCACCAATATGTGGATTGGGGATTTATACCGGCTGACACGGCAACACGATTAACCCAAATTCGTCCCTATAATCCTATTTTGTATGATTTCCTGTTGAAACGTGTCATACGGGTCAATACCCATGCTTTATCTGATGATATATTTGAAAGTAGACGGATTTTTGTTCAATAAGATATGATATTCATACCGACGAATAGTTTTATTTATTTTTAGACTTTGTATAATCAAAGCACAACCGCTTGTAAATCATGGAGTGATTCC
It encodes:
- a CDS encoding amidohydrolase, producing MNRRSFLTVLAAGGLGMGATGFWLWPREGILNSCLSGPLPKALADHELLRQAWEGLDPQQVWDCHVHLIGTGDNNSGIWVNPNMQSLMHPIQYAQFQFYMNAACVGEDQGKENRGSPHSVDKLVVDRLLSLQKDFPPGAKMMLLAFDYFYDEQGKQQAESSPFHTPNAYAYAVVKQHPLAFEWIASIHPYRADCVEELQWCVERGTRAIKWLPGAMGIDPASPLCDRFYDALVKYHIPILCHAGEENAVSVEGGERLNNPLLLRRALDRGVRVIFAHCASLGQSHDIDKEPNEAKAPMERNFNLFKRLIADSSVADRVYGDISAILQINRDKETIADIVSNPQWHKRLINGSDYPLPGVIPLVDTHQYVDWGFIPADTATRLTQIRPYNPILYDFLLKRVIRVNTHALSDDIFESRRIFVQ